Genomic DNA from Candidatus Lokiarchaeota archaeon:
TCTGTCATGTTGACCAGCTCATGGTAAACATCGATAGCACAGCGTTCGGCTTCGATATTCTGCTCAAGTAGCTTCGGTACGTCTGGCTCTTCCGGAGTGGCATACTCACAGTTGTAGTTATCGAACCAGTCTTCTGGACTGAGTAGCGGTGTACCACCAAGAGTTAGAATTCGCTCCGAAAGCATACCTGCATGTCGAAGCTCATCTCCAGCATGTTCAACAAGCTCAGCAACAACAGCTCCTCTCATGGGACCTACTGCAACTTGCGAACCTATCCAGTATTGGTAGTAAGCGAGCCACTCGTCAGCAAATGCTTTGTTGAGTTTCTTGATTAGCTCATCTACATCTAGACCAACTATTTCTTTTCCTCGTTTTCCCATCTCAAATCCTCTCTCTTGCAGTCAGAGATGAGCATTCTTCTGGTATACCCAGATATACAATAGTTCATCTCTGAGTTCTTGTTATTATAGAACTAATGGATGTTTATATAGTCTAGCAAAGCGTACATGAAATCAAAATCGACACTAAGAAGGCACCAAGAATCTCCATACTGCCAAATCCATGCTCATGCACATACCATTCCTCTTTGGCTTGCATACGTTTTCAAGTCTGATTTTCCTGCCTGTCGACAGACTGAATAGACGGCATCTGATAGCTCTCTACTGTGGGGATTGTCATTTGAAGAAATCCATCCTTGAGTGCATCGGGAAAACGCCTATTGTCCAACTTGGTCGATTGAGTCAAGATTGCCGCGCCACGCTAGCCGCAAAACTGGAAATGTTCAATCCGATTAGTATCAAGGATCGCCCTGTGCTTTCTATGATTGCAAAGGCAGAGAAAGAAGGATTGATTGACGAGAATACGACAATCATCGAAGCAACAAGCGGTAACACTGGAATGGCCTTGGCGT
This window encodes:
- a CDS encoding ferritin — its product is MGKRGKEIVGLDVDELIKKLNKAFADEWLAYYQYWIGSQVAVGPMRGAVVAELVEHAGDELRHAGMLSERILTLGGTPLLSPEDWFDNYNCEYATPEEPDVPKLLEQNIEAERCAIDVYHELVNMTEGKDQVTYNLALEVMEDEVEHEEDLEALMDDIEIMKKKA